In the genome of Amia ocellicauda isolate fAmiCal2 chromosome 3, fAmiCal2.hap1, whole genome shotgun sequence, one region contains:
- the LOC136747005 gene encoding lipase member H gives MLRWWILAFFGSFVICKEEDTTCASFTDLNFHDSFIGTKLQVKLLLYTSNTPDCGEELDHGNFSNAKNFDLSRKTTFVVHGYRPTGAPPIWINQLVKLLLAVEDMNVIVVDWNRGAATLNYFAAVTNTKKAAENLTEFIVKMQDGGASLHSIHMIGVSLGAHLSGFVGSMLNGKIGRITGLDPAGPTFTGTSPDERLDPTDAVFVDVLHTDMDALGFRAPLGHIDFYANGGADQPGCPKTIFSGKRYFICDHQRSVFLYLCSLNKTCNITAYPCASYQDFLDGKCVGCEAFKPAPCPLFGYYINMWKDVLLRLGQTKTYFSTTPEPPYCRHSYLVDIVTWNQNTRWGFVTIKLFSGRNVTEAKIDHKATKFEQYTESHLLAQFDEDLENIQKISVKFSTGNVIGPRYKLRVIRFKLTALEKSNRPLLCRYDLILEENTEVSFRPIPCQDMQF, from the exons ATGCTCAGGTGGTGGATACTCGCGTTCTTTGGCTCTTTTGTCATCTGTAAAG AGGAGGACACAACATGTGCAAGCTTCACAGACCTGAATTTCCATGACTCCTTTATTGGGACTAAACTGCAGGTTAAGCTGTTGCTGTACACCAGTAACACCCCGGACTGTGGAGAGGAACTGGATCATGGGAACTTTTCAAATGCTAAAAACTTTGATTTGTCAAGAAAGACAACATTCGTTGTGCATGGATACAGGCCAACTGGGGCCCCCCCAATTTGGATCAACCAACTTGTCAAGCTTCTGCTCGCCGTGGAGGATATGAATGTGATCGTTGTGGACTGGAACCGGGGAGCTGCTACTCTAAACTACTTTGCAGCCGTCACCAACACCAAGAAAGCAGCAGAAAACCTGACCGAGTTCATTGTAAAGATGCAG GATGGAGGTGCTTCTCTACACTCCATCCACATGATTGGAGTCAGCCTTGGAGCTCATTTGTCTGGATTTGTTGGGAGCATGTTGAATGGGAAAATTGGAAGGATAACTG GGCTTGACCCAGCTGGTCCAACCTTCACTGGTACATCCCCAGATGAAAGACTGGACCCTACGGATGCTGTGTTTGTTGACGTCCTACATACTGATATGGATG CCCTAGGGTTCAGAGCTCCACTGGGACACATCGATTTCTATGCTAATGGTGGAGCAGATCAGCCAGGCTGTCCCAAAACCATTTTCTCTG gTAAAAGATACTTTATTTGTGACCATCAGAGATCAGTGTTCCTGTATCTCTGCTCATTAAATAAGACCTGTAACATCACAGCCTATCCGTGTGCGTCATATCAAGATTTCCTGGATGGCAAATGTGTTGGATGTGAAGCTTTTAAGCCAGCGCCCTGCCCATTATTCG GTTATTATATCAACATGTGGAAAGATGTTCTTTTACGACTTGGAcagacaaaaacatatttttctacCACACCAGAACCACCATATTGCA GACATAGTTACCTTGTGGATATTGTCACTTGGAACCAGAACACACGATGGGGTTTTGTTACAATAAaattgttcagtggtagaaatGTCACAGAAGCCAAAATAGACCA taaaGCAACCAAATTTGAACAGTACACAGAGTCCCACTTGCTCGCCCAGTTTGATGAGGACCTGGAGAATATTCAGAAGATCTCTGTGAAGTTCTCCACTGGAAATGTGATTGGGCCCAGATACAAGCTAAGAGTAATCAGATTCAAACTCACAGCACTAGAAAAGAGTAACAG ACCATTGCTCTGCCGATATGATCTCATCCTTGAAGAAAACACTGAGGTATCATTCAGACCTATCCCTTGTCAGGACATGCAGTTTTAA